The following proteins come from a genomic window of Desulfobacterales bacterium:
- a CDS encoding sigma-54 dependent transcriptional regulator → MKKINYNNYKVLIVGNDGDVLEDIRKKLGHAGYEGVVCAGVEKAISALEFGTFDLVISELDMPVISGIDLLRYVKENFQDMEMMLTGFSSVEAAVQAIKDGAEDYLVKPFTETELLSSVQRMREKLDRRRKSQREPAVETTHGIIGESEGIQNVFRLIEKAAKTTVNVMISGESGTGKELVAHAIHYNSDRSRAPFVSVNCTAIPDTLLESELFGHVKGAFTGAKETRAGFFQIADSGTIFLDEIGDASLSMQGKLLRVLQFKEIRLVGDSHVRKVDTRIIAASHKDLKTMVEKGLFREDLYYRLNVIDIPVPALRERGDDILLLVNHLVNKFAREMNRPPHVFSDQALQLLKTYDWPGNVRELENLIQRLVVIVDGRELTVADLPPNMRHSFRTGYRSADHRTLAEVEADHILSVLTSVNGNKTKAAGILGIDRKTLRSKCQNLRLLPAVETGQNYPTG, encoded by the coding sequence TTGAAAAAAATTAATTATAACAATTATAAGGTGTTGATCGTCGGAAACGACGGTGATGTGCTGGAAGACATTCGGAAAAAGCTGGGCCATGCCGGCTATGAGGGGGTGGTTTGCGCCGGCGTGGAAAAGGCGATCAGCGCGCTTGAGTTCGGCACCTTTGACCTGGTGATATCGGAGCTGGACATGCCGGTCATCAGCGGCATCGACCTGCTGCGCTACGTCAAGGAAAACTTCCAGGACATGGAAATGATGCTCACGGGGTTTTCGAGTGTCGAGGCGGCGGTTCAAGCCATCAAAGACGGCGCCGAAGACTATCTGGTCAAACCGTTTACTGAAACGGAGCTGTTGTCCTCGGTGCAGCGAATGCGCGAAAAGCTTGATCGCCGCCGCAAATCACAACGAGAACCCGCTGTTGAAACCACCCATGGCATTATCGGCGAGAGTGAGGGCATTCAAAACGTATTCCGGCTGATTGAAAAAGCGGCGAAAACGACGGTCAACGTGATGATATCCGGGGAAAGCGGTACCGGAAAAGAGCTGGTCGCTCACGCGATTCATTATAACAGCGACAGATCCCGGGCGCCGTTTGTTTCGGTGAACTGTACGGCCATTCCCGATACGCTGCTGGAGAGTGAATTGTTCGGCCATGTCAAAGGCGCTTTTACGGGTGCCAAGGAAACCAGAGCCGGATTTTTTCAGATAGCCGACAGCGGCACCATCTTTTTGGATGAAATCGGGGATGCGAGCCTGAGCATGCAGGGGAAACTGTTGCGGGTGCTTCAGTTCAAGGAGATCCGGCTGGTTGGCGATAGTCATGTTCGAAAGGTGGACACCCGCATTATTGCGGCCTCACACAAAGACTTAAAGACCATGGTTGAAAAGGGGCTTTTCAGGGAAGATCTGTATTATCGGTTGAACGTGATCGACATTCCGGTGCCAGCGCTCAGAGAACGGGGAGATGACATATTGCTTCTGGTCAACCACCTGGTGAATAAATTTGCCAGGGAGATGAATCGGCCGCCGCATGTATTTTCGGATCAAGCTCTGCAACTATTAAAAACCTACGATTGGCCGGGCAATGTTCGGGAGCTTGAAAACCTGATTCAGCGGCTGGTGGTGATTGTTGATGGCCGTGAACTGACCGTGGCCGATTTGCCGCCGAACATGCGCCACAGTTTCCGAACCGGGTATAGAAGCGCCGATCATCGAACCCTTGCAGAGGTGGAGGCTGATCACATCTTAAGCGTTTTAACCTCCGTGAACGGGAACAAAACCAAGGCAGCCGGGATTTTGGGAATCGATCGAAAAACGTTGAGAAGCAAATGCCAAAACCTTCGGTTGCTTCCAGCTGTCGAAACGGGGCAAAATTACCCTACGGGGTAA
- a CDS encoding ATP-binding protein — MKTVNADNQPHYAPVSRKILYTFLIVSFLPLLFLTGSVLYQSHVFYHEKVRNQLENLAKIHTLNIDTFLRERLSNIRFFTVNRSFEELSDEVYLQLMLQRLQDEYGPVFSDLGVVDENGIQIAYAGPFRLDRADYSEAQWFKNAISSPSYVSDVFLGLRGLPHFIVTVRKERRGKPWILRSTIDFRSFNTVVENLRIGKTGFAFILNKEGEFQTETLADVKVGKASYMALLEGDGHTVKDRIHFYERSDLTGTKTIYVTAPLKNGDWFLILQQLSGDAFSDLRKAQLFAFLNLILGSFAIIASGIVLSRVVRRRLIREDKEKELMNQQIVESGKLASLGELAAGIAHEINNPVAIMVEEAGWIGDLLAEETFQESENLDEFKRALKQINTQGIRCRDITQKLLSFARKSENRTAVVQINSLIDEVVGISSQHAKYNNVVIETQYTDGLPLIDVSQTEIQQVMLNLINNALDAMEKSGGRIQIGTRLEDGHVVIEVADNGPGIPETNLARIFDPFFTTKAVGRGTGLGLSICYGIVNRMGGQIKVKSAVGDGTSFYIYLPCGDTKKELYADDSQTQPPSTKE; from the coding sequence ATGAAGACAGTAAATGCCGACAACCAACCTCATTATGCGCCGGTATCCAGGAAAATTCTGTATACGTTTTTGATTGTCTCTTTTCTTCCGCTGCTGTTTCTGACCGGCAGCGTGCTTTACCAGTCTCATGTCTTTTATCATGAAAAAGTCAGGAATCAGTTGGAAAACCTGGCCAAGATTCACACGCTGAATATCGATACCTTTTTAAGAGAGCGACTGAGTAATATTCGCTTCTTTACGGTCAACCGGAGCTTCGAGGAGTTGAGCGATGAGGTGTATTTACAGTTGATGCTTCAACGACTGCAGGATGAGTATGGTCCCGTTTTTTCGGATCTGGGCGTTGTAGATGAAAACGGCATTCAAATCGCCTATGCCGGTCCATTTCGGCTGGACAGGGCCGATTATTCAGAGGCTCAATGGTTTAAAAACGCGATCTCCAGTCCATCCTATGTCAGCGATGTGTTTTTGGGCTTGCGGGGGTTACCCCATTTCATCGTGACCGTGAGAAAGGAGCGGCGGGGAAAGCCTTGGATTTTGCGGAGCACCATTGATTTCAGATCATTTAATACGGTGGTGGAAAACCTTCGCATCGGCAAGACGGGGTTTGCGTTTATCCTGAACAAGGAGGGCGAGTTTCAGACCGAAACACTGGCGGATGTGAAGGTCGGAAAGGCTTCCTACATGGCCTTGCTCGAGGGAGACGGGCATACGGTCAAAGACCGGATTCACTTTTATGAGCGATCGGATTTGACCGGGACTAAAACCATCTATGTTACGGCGCCGCTTAAAAACGGGGATTGGTTTTTGATCCTGCAACAACTTTCCGGCGATGCCTTCAGTGATTTGAGGAAAGCGCAGCTTTTCGCCTTTCTGAATCTGATTCTCGGCAGCTTTGCCATTATTGCATCCGGCATCGTCTTATCCCGGGTCGTCAGGCGACGCCTGATTCGGGAAGATAAGGAAAAGGAACTGATGAATCAGCAGATCGTCGAGAGCGGAAAGCTGGCCTCTCTGGGCGAACTGGCGGCCGGTATCGCTCATGAGATCAATAACCCCGTGGCGATTATGGTGGAAGAAGCCGGCTGGATCGGCGATCTTCTGGCGGAAGAGACCTTTCAGGAGAGCGAGAACCTTGACGAATTCAAGCGGGCCTTGAAACAGATCAACACGCAAGGCATTCGGTGCCGTGATATTACGCAAAAACTTCTGAGCTTTGCCAGAAAAAGCGAAAATCGAACGGCCGTTGTGCAGATCAATAGCCTGATCGACGAAGTGGTTGGTATTTCGAGTCAGCATGCCAAATACAATAACGTCGTCATTGAAACGCAATATACCGACGGGTTGCCGCTGATCGATGTATCCCAAACCGAAATTCAGCAAGTGATGCTCAACCTGATTAATAATGCCTTGGACGCCATGGAAAAGTCGGGCGGTCGTATCCAAATCGGCACACGGTTGGAAGATGGTCATGTGGTGATCGAGGTGGCAGATAACGGCCCCGGCATTCCGGAAACCAATCTTGCCAGAATCTTTGACCCATTTTTTACCACCAAAGCGGTGGGAAGAGGCACCGGGTTGGGGCTTTCCATCTGTTACGGCATTGTCAATCGAATGGGTGGCCAGATAAAAGTGAAAAGCGCCGTGGGTGACGGCACCAGCTTTTATATCTATTTGCCATGCGGCGACACCAAAAAAGAACTATATGCGGATGATAGTCAAACCCAACCCCCCTCAACAAAGGAGTAA
- a CDS encoding response regulator: MSKANILLIDDETAFLDAMKRRLGKRDFSVETATGGMQGLEILEASSNSIEVVVLDVKMPGMDGIETLGEIKRKFPLVEVIMLTGHATVSSAIEGMKRGAFDYLMKPADIDSFTEKIVEAAEKRRQQEQKIIEARMKAITTRHA; this comes from the coding sequence ATGTCAAAAGCCAATATTTTGTTAATAGACGACGAAACGGCTTTTCTGGATGCCATGAAACGGCGGCTCGGCAAAAGGGATTTCAGTGTTGAAACAGCCACCGGCGGCATGCAGGGGCTGGAAATTTTGGAAGCGTCGTCCAACAGCATCGAAGTGGTGGTGCTGGATGTCAAGATGCCCGGAATGGACGGCATTGAAACCCTGGGTGAAATCAAGCGGAAATTCCCCCTGGTAGAAGTAATTATGCTGACGGGCCACGCTACGGTGAGCTCCGCCATAGAGGGGATGAAACGAGGCGCCTTTGATTACCTGATGAAACCGGCGGACATTGACAGTTTCACGGAAAAGATCGTTGAAGCCGCTGAAAAAAGACGCCAGCAGGAGCAAAAAATTATCGAAGCGCGCATGAAAGCGATTACGACACGTCATGCGTAG
- a CDS encoding response regulator, which produces MSAGNNNQSRPVKILLVDDEEGFVQVLAKRLRKRQFDVMTAGNGPEAIKILRQQDVDIAVVDFKMEGLDGIEVLKVFKMMVPELPVMILTGHGCQAAAADGQRYGAADYLSKPYNFEDLVGKIQSIIGRRKQ; this is translated from the coding sequence ATGAGCGCAGGCAACAATAATCAGAGTCGTCCTGTCAAAATTCTTCTGGTGGATGATGAGGAAGGGTTCGTGCAAGTGCTTGCCAAGCGCCTGCGCAAAAGACAATTTGATGTGATGACGGCCGGCAACGGGCCCGAGGCGATTAAAATTCTTCGGCAGCAGGATGTGGATATCGCGGTGGTGGATTTCAAGATGGAAGGCCTCGACGGCATTGAAGTGCTTAAGGTTTTTAAAATGATGGTTCCGGAGTTGCCCGTGATGATTCTGACCGGCCACGGATGCCAGGCCGCCGCAGCGGACGGGCAGCGTTACGGCGCCGCGGATTATCTGTCAAAGCCGTATAATTTTGAGGATCTGGTCGGCAAAATTCAATCCATCATTGGAAGGCGGAAGCAATGA
- a CDS encoding response regulator: MKTEGFNVLLVDDEPDFLYPLVKRLVKRQLNVETAGSGREAIQLIAEKPFDVVVVDVKMPGMSGLEVLRTIKAAKALTEVIILSGHASMDAAIEGMEQGAFDYLMKPVDFDELFFKLQDAYKKKMIQEQKILQMKERRDQG; the protein is encoded by the coding sequence ATGAAGACAGAAGGGTTTAATGTTTTGCTGGTCGACGATGAACCGGATTTTCTTTATCCGCTGGTGAAACGCCTGGTCAAACGCCAGTTGAATGTCGAGACCGCCGGTTCCGGCCGGGAGGCGATTCAACTGATTGCCGAAAAACCGTTTGATGTGGTGGTTGTGGATGTCAAAATGCCGGGAATGAGCGGTCTTGAGGTGTTGCGCACCATCAAAGCTGCGAAGGCCCTGACCGAAGTCATTATTCTCAGCGGCCATGCCAGCATGGATGCCGCCATTGAAGGCATGGAACAGGGAGCTTTTGACTACCTGATGAAGCCGGTGGATTTTGATGAACTTTTTTTCAAACTTCAGGACGCTTATAAAAAAAAAATGATTCAGGAACAGAAGATTTTGCAGATGAAGGAACGAAGGGACCAGGGATAG
- a CDS encoding sulfite exporter TauE/SafE family protein yields MNFFKEWGRFMMMGARAHAKWELDVSNTILHDKRRLVILGLLTLPILLGGIAFADQITAGLPDFIGGKTAYSPAFYTNTIFFVSILVGVCAGLITGCIGAGGGFIIAPALMSAGVKGILAVGTDLFHIFAKAIMGSVLHRKLGNISVALAFVFLIGSGIGATLGGVINRVIYEFNPMMSDAFITTIYALMLGFLGFYALIDFLKVRKQGIVDAGQGKKSEGAELGNLPKKLQAINIPPMIKFDYDLSPHGRQISWVFLVLSGVLVGLAAGIMGVGGGFLTFPIFVYVLGVSSMTTVGTDIFQIVFTAGYAGIAQYAVYGFIFYTLAIGMLLGSLVGIQVGSMATKVVSGVTIRGFYAMAVLSGFMNRFFALPTKLADLEYLPLSQEVCKILERIGFYAFFIVIILFAVWVFGVFFKNINVLKGEGAHS; encoded by the coding sequence ATGAATTTCTTTAAAGAGTGGGGCCGATTCATGATGATGGGTGCTAGAGCCCATGCCAAATGGGAGTTGGATGTATCGAACACGATTTTGCATGATAAACGCCGCTTGGTGATTCTCGGGTTGTTGACGCTTCCGATCCTTTTGGGCGGTATTGCCTTTGCCGACCAGATCACTGCCGGCCTGCCGGATTTTATCGGGGGCAAAACAGCTTACAGCCCGGCCTTTTATACCAATACGATTTTCTTTGTCTCCATCCTGGTCGGCGTTTGTGCGGGACTCATTACCGGGTGTATCGGTGCGGGCGGCGGCTTTATTATTGCCCCGGCGTTGATGAGCGCGGGCGTCAAGGGTATTCTGGCCGTCGGCACCGATTTGTTCCATATCTTCGCCAAGGCCATCATGGGCAGCGTGTTGCACCGGAAGCTCGGGAACATCTCCGTTGCACTGGCCTTTGTCTTCCTGATCGGCTCGGGCATCGGCGCGACCCTGGGCGGTGTGATCAACCGGGTGATCTATGAGTTCAACCCCATGATGAGCGATGCCTTCATTACAACGATTTATGCGTTGATGCTGGGGTTTTTAGGTTTTTACGCCCTGATTGATTTTTTGAAGGTTCGGAAACAGGGCATCGTGGACGCCGGTCAAGGCAAAAAGAGCGAAGGCGCCGAGCTGGGCAACCTGCCCAAAAAGCTTCAGGCCATCAACATTCCGCCGATGATTAAATTCGATTATGATCTTTCACCGCACGGACGTCAGATTTCCTGGGTGTTTTTGGTTCTCTCCGGTGTGCTGGTCGGTCTTGCGGCCGGTATCATGGGGGTTGGCGGCGGGTTTTTAACCTTTCCGATCTTTGTGTACGTGCTGGGCGTTTCGTCCATGACCACAGTGGGAACGGATATCTTTCAGATCGTTTTCACGGCCGGTTATGCCGGAATCGCACAGTACGCGGTCTACGGCTTCATTTTTTACACCCTTGCCATCGGCATGCTGCTCGGCTCCCTGGTCGGTATTCAGGTCGGTTCCATGGCGACCAAGGTGGTTTCCGGTGTTACGATTCGGGGGTTCTATGCGATGGCGGTGCTTTCCGGTTTTATGAACCGGTTTTTCGCGCTTCCGACCAAACTGGCGGACTTAGAATATCTTCCGCTATCTCAAGAGGTTTGTAAGATCTTGGAACGAATCGGATTTTACGCCTTTTTTATTGTCATCATTTTGTTCGCCGTATGGGTCTTTGGCGTCTTTTTCAAAAATATTAATGTATTGAAAGGAGAGGGGGCGCACTCATGA
- a CDS encoding PEP/pyruvate-binding domain-containing protein: MNRFRAYLSRLFHSGPSPQDEQAAEALRIAFKDRYHHFKLLLNANNDALQKMADIEQALHRQQNFGMAFVRDRCTSVSVNVLRMIQSLDRLASAKYPALLSRFKEINEKIACILAVKKIPTEPMLVVPVSAMDRHSVDLVGNKMAMLGEIKNKLRLNVPDSFAITTYAYEYFIRATGLRDEINRLVQSANVEDVEGLYTLSVRIRQLIRQAELPSDFLKAIQEAWEVFSAGGRKDKAVAVRSSALGEDSEGSSYAGQYHSALNVGGEDIPETYKEVVASKYNLHAIIYRLHKGVRDEDVPMAVGCMEMIDAVAGGVLYSQNPVGGAHGDAVVINSVWGLPKTVVDGTAPSDSFIVSRTSPHAILQREIGSKDIKYVCCDTDSGLCREMVSASAATSPSLDDTQVVALARMALMLESYHNHPQDIEWAIDARGEIFVLQCRPLQQMKRTEQKPFVQTVPADVYPILAEGGVTVSPGAACGTVFPVEKQADALSFPKGAVLVARQALPAWASLLNRAAAVVTAQGGVAGHLASVAREFGIPALFALEDVMSRLHPGDQVTVDADNQKIYRGCVQSLLTEDKTAAPDITGSPVYNILKKASEWIVPLNLLDPDAREFAAENCQTFHDITRFIHEKSVMEMFSFGKNHSFPERSGKQLYYRVPMQWWVLNLDDGFTTEVTGKYVKLENIASVPMLAFWDGFAAVPWDGPPAIDGKGLMAVMFQSTTNPSLVTGVRTKYAEQNFFMISKNFCSLNSRLGYHFSTLETLVSDRKRENYISFQFKGGAADFHRRICRTVFIGEILEKYGFWVKIREDHLSARIQEESQAYIKARLAILGYLTLHTRQLDMIMGNGGQVAYYQSKLQRDIESHILTAF; the protein is encoded by the coding sequence ATGAACCGATTTCGAGCCTATTTGTCCCGTTTGTTTCACTCCGGCCCGTCGCCCCAAGATGAGCAGGCGGCGGAGGCGCTTCGTATCGCGTTTAAGGATCGCTATCATCATTTCAAGCTTCTGCTTAATGCCAACAACGATGCGTTGCAGAAGATGGCCGACATCGAACAGGCGCTTCACCGGCAGCAAAATTTCGGCATGGCTTTTGTTCGAGATCGCTGCACGAGCGTGTCGGTGAACGTGTTGCGCATGATTCAGAGCCTTGATCGTTTGGCGTCCGCCAAATATCCGGCCCTTCTTTCCCGATTTAAAGAAATCAATGAAAAGATCGCTTGCATTCTGGCGGTCAAAAAAATACCCACGGAACCGATGCTCGTGGTGCCGGTCAGTGCGATGGATAGACATTCGGTCGATTTGGTTGGCAACAAGATGGCGATGCTCGGAGAGATAAAAAACAAGCTTCGGCTCAATGTGCCGGACAGCTTTGCCATCACGACCTATGCGTATGAGTACTTTATTCGGGCAACCGGCCTTCGGGACGAAATCAACCGGTTGGTGCAATCTGCGAATGTGGAAGATGTGGAAGGGCTGTACACCTTGAGTGTTCGCATTCGGCAATTGATTCGTCAAGCCGAACTGCCTTCGGATTTTCTGAAAGCAATTCAAGAGGCATGGGAAGTATTTTCCGCAGGCGGCCGAAAAGATAAGGCGGTTGCAGTCAGAAGCAGTGCGCTGGGTGAAGATTCCGAGGGAAGTTCCTATGCCGGCCAGTATCATTCCGCGCTGAATGTCGGCGGCGAAGATATTCCGGAGACCTATAAGGAGGTTGTCGCCAGCAAGTACAACCTTCATGCCATTATTTACCGGTTACACAAAGGGGTCAGGGATGAAGACGTTCCCATGGCCGTGGGATGTATGGAAATGATCGATGCGGTGGCCGGCGGTGTTCTGTATAGCCAAAACCCCGTGGGAGGCGCCCATGGGGATGCGGTCGTGATCAATTCCGTTTGGGGATTGCCCAAGACGGTGGTGGATGGCACCGCCCCCAGCGATTCGTTTATCGTTTCCAGAACCTCGCCCCATGCCATTTTACAGCGGGAAATAGGGTCCAAGGACATTAAATACGTCTGTTGCGATACCGATTCCGGGCTTTGCCGGGAAATGGTGTCGGCATCGGCGGCAACCAGCCCGTCTCTTGACGATACGCAGGTGGTAGCCCTGGCTAGAATGGCCCTGATGCTCGAATCCTATCACAACCATCCCCAGGATATCGAATGGGCGATTGACGCCAGGGGGGAGATCTTTGTGCTGCAATGCCGTCCGCTTCAGCAGATGAAGCGGACGGAACAAAAGCCTTTTGTACAGACGGTGCCGGCGGATGTGTATCCGATTCTGGCCGAGGGCGGCGTGACGGTTAGCCCCGGCGCAGCTTGTGGTACGGTGTTCCCGGTTGAAAAACAGGCCGATGCCTTAAGCTTTCCGAAAGGGGCGGTTCTTGTTGCGCGACAAGCGCTGCCTGCATGGGCCTCGTTGTTGAATCGGGCCGCCGCGGTGGTAACGGCCCAGGGCGGCGTGGCCGGCCATTTGGCCAGCGTTGCCCGGGAATTTGGAATCCCGGCCCTTTTTGCGCTTGAAGATGTCATGAGCCGGTTGCACCCGGGGGATCAGGTGACGGTGGATGCGGACAACCAAAAAATCTACCGGGGATGTGTTCAGTCGCTCTTAACGGAGGACAAAACGGCAGCCCCCGATATTACCGGAAGTCCGGTCTATAATATTCTCAAAAAGGCTTCCGAATGGATTGTGCCGCTGAACCTGCTGGATCCGGACGCCAGGGAATTTGCGGCCGAAAACTGCCAAACCTTTCATGATATTACCCGCTTTATTCATGAAAAATCTGTGATGGAGATGTTCAGCTTCGGGAAAAACCACAGCTTTCCGGAAAGATCCGGCAAGCAACTCTATTATCGCGTTCCCATGCAATGGTGGGTGTTGAATTTGGATGACGGCTTTACCACGGAAGTGACCGGAAAATACGTGAAGCTTGAGAACATCGCTTCTGTGCCGATGCTTGCCTTCTGGGACGGGTTTGCCGCGGTTCCCTGGGACGGCCCGCCCGCTATCGATGGAAAGGGCCTGATGGCGGTCATGTTTCAATCCACGACCAACCCGTCTCTCGTGACCGGCGTTCGAACGAAGTACGCCGAGCAGAACTTCTTTATGATCTCAAAGAATTTTTGCAGCCTCAATTCCAGGCTAGGGTATCATTTTTCCACGCTTGAGACCCTTGTCAGCGACCGAAAAAGAGAAAACTACATCAGTTTTCAGTTCAAAGGGGGCGCCGCTGATTTTCACCGAAGAATCTGCCGCACGGTTTTTATCGGCGAAATATTGGAAAAATACGGGTTTTGGGTGAAAATCCGTGAAGATCATCTAAGCGCCCGCATTCAGGAAGAGTCGCAGGCGTACATAAAGGCTCGACTTGCTATTTTAGGATATTTAACCCTTCATACTCGGCAACTTGATATGATCATGGGCAACGGGGGCCAGGTCGCTTATTATCAGTCCAAGCTACAGCGGGACATTGAGTCCCATATCTTAACGGCATTTTGA
- a CDS encoding PEP-CTERM sorting domain-containing protein (PEP-CTERM proteins occur, often in large numbers, in the proteomes of bacteria that also encode an exosortase, a predicted intramembrane cysteine proteinase. The presence of a PEP-CTERM domain at a protein's C-terminus predicts cleavage within the sorting domain, followed by covalent anchoring to some some component of the (usually Gram-negative) cell surface. Many PEP-CTERM proteins exhibit an unusual sequence composition that includes large numbers of potential glycosylation sites. Expression of one such protein has been shown restore the ability of a bacterium to form floc, a type of biofilm.) has translation MCCEAYLRKANKLGVVLVLLLSLWLPYDVSAALIEKDFLVNNDKLLTLDQGTNLEWLDLTQTAGLSYSSVQGLLVPGAALHGFRYASLAEVETLFFHSGINSPYPNTTDVDGILNLLSLMGSPLTQYQDLGGFPPTATIQTNIADVLTGDWHWFIIPDPIYNPTGVGGYKASYLFSSTLYNNNTGDSASSAEANPWENVFFPGDQGDSYASWLVRASEDGQGSNGPVVPEPSTLLLFWFGSVGIIGASIKRIKK, from the coding sequence ATGTGCTGTGAGGCGTATCTTAGAAAAGCCAACAAACTGGGTGTTGTCCTTGTTCTTCTCCTATCCTTGTGGTTGCCTTATGATGTAAGTGCCGCTCTTATTGAGAAAGATTTTCTTGTAAATAATGATAAGCTTCTGACGTTAGACCAGGGAACTAATCTTGAATGGCTTGATCTCACCCAGACTGCCGGATTATCCTATAGCAGTGTCCAAGGACTCTTGGTTCCCGGGGCTGCTTTGCATGGGTTTCGCTATGCATCGCTTGCCGAAGTTGAAACCCTCTTTTTTCACTCGGGTATAAATAGCCCATATCCTAATACAACAGACGTTGATGGAATACTTAACTTACTCAGCCTTATGGGATCTCCATTGACCCAATATCAAGACTTGGGCGGTTTCCCGCCTACGGCTACAATACAAACTAATATAGCCGATGTTCTTACAGGTGATTGGCATTGGTTTATTATACCAGACCCGATTTACAATCCAACAGGCGTTGGAGGTTATAAAGCAAGTTATCTTTTCTCTTCTACTTTATATAATAATAATACGGGCGACTCAGCTTCCAGTGCTGAAGCAAATCCATGGGAAAATGTTTTTTTTCCCGGTGATCAAGGTGATTCCTATGCGAGTTGGCTGGTACGGGCATCCGAAGATGGACAAGGCTCGAACGGACCCGTTGTTCCAGAGCCTTCTACCCTGCTTCTTTTTTGGTTCGGTTCAGTCGGCATTATTGGTGCCAGCATAAAGAGAATAAAAAAATAA
- a CDS encoding TVP38/TMEM64 family protein, giving the protein MTQDKKRTLISKVVVVGLVALGIAAFRYFDIGQYLSLDYIKMSQEKFHTLYLSHRFMVIAAYMGIYIAVAALSLPGAVVLTLAGGGLFGLIVGTVVVSFASTIGATLACFVSRFLLREWIQNKFSDKLTTINDGIEKEGAFYLFSLRLVPIFPFFVINLLMGLTRMRLFTFFWVSQLGMLAGTVVYVNAGKELAKIESLSGILSPGVLISFVVLGLFPITMKKLLAFYNRKFRPEVASIRDK; this is encoded by the coding sequence ATGACACAGGACAAAAAGAGGACGCTGATCAGCAAGGTTGTCGTGGTCGGGCTCGTTGCGCTTGGCATTGCCGCCTTCCGATATTTTGACATCGGGCAATACCTTTCCCTCGACTACATTAAGATGTCGCAGGAAAAATTTCACACGCTCTACCTGTCGCATCGGTTTATGGTCATTGCCGCTTACATGGGAATCTACATCGCGGTCGCCGCCCTGTCGCTGCCCGGCGCCGTGGTGCTTACGCTGGCAGGCGGCGGGCTGTTCGGTCTAATTGTCGGAACTGTGGTCGTCTCCTTTGCCAGCACCATCGGGGCCACCCTGGCCTGTTTTGTCTCCCGCTTTCTCTTGCGGGAATGGATTCAGAACAAATTCAGCGATAAACTTACGACCATTAATGACGGCATCGAAAAGGAAGGAGCATTTTATCTTTTTTCCCTTCGTCTGGTGCCGATTTTTCCGTTTTTTGTCATCAACCTGCTCATGGGGCTTACCCGCATGCGGCTGTTCACCTTTTTCTGGGTGTCGCAGCTCGGCATGCTTGCCGGGACCGTTGTTTATGTGAATGCCGGCAAAGAACTGGCCAAGATTGAGTCCTTGTCCGGCATCCTGTCACCAGGGGTTCTGATTTCATTCGTGGTGCTCGGTCTTTTTCCGATCACCATGAAAAAGCTGCTGGCCTTTTATAACCGGAAATTCAGGCCGGAGGTGGCGAGTATCCGCGACAAATAG